The Falco biarmicus isolate bFalBia1 chromosome 7, bFalBia1.pri, whole genome shotgun sequence genome contains the following window.
TATTATCTATTCTTTGTAGATCCTACCTAGGGCAAAAGACTCTGATGAAGAAGTTTCACCAGAGTTTGAGCAAGTTATTGCAGGTCAAATTATCATAACACCTTCCATTTTTGCAAGTTAGCTTTTCACTGTGAATTATGCAATATTGCTAGATAGAGCCAGGCAGTTTGTACGGTAAGGAAAAGTTTATAAAGGTCTGgctttttctgtattgaaaAGTATGGAAACTTCCCTCTGTCAACATGCAGTCActtctttcagcagttttcttcagaagGCTGGAATAGCTGTGTTACTGTGCACATGCCTGTTACTTCAatagggaaaaataattcatgtcAGTAAATAATCCAAATACCGTCACAGATCGCAACTCTACTTGTCATGCTTGTGGGCCCTGAAGAGAGCCAACACCATCACAAGAGGGCCAGAGGCACTGTGGCTGGcggtggtgctgctgcctgcagccccagcctggtgAGCTGTTACCCCAAAGGTGTAACATCCACAGCAGCTGAGATTGCCAAAAAACTGAGGGGCGGTCAAGTGTCTCTATGTGAGATTTTTGTTGGCATTTGGCTCTTTTCTATCTAACGTTTCTATCTAACGGCACACTGAAAAGATGATACTAAGTTAAAAAACGAGAAAACGTGCCTTTTCCAAATTTTGGGTGAAGGCTGAAACAGGGGAGGTTTTATATTAATTGCATAGTTAAGGTTTGACAAATGTGTCTCTCTGTTAATTTACACAGGTCCTGAAGGAGAGAAGGCCTGGCCAAAGAAATACCCATTTTGTGGAGGAGTATTCCAATCACCAATAGATTTCCACAAAGATATTCTCCAGTATGACTCTAATCTCTTGCCTTTAGAATTCATAGGCTATAACGTGTCCTCCACTGACCAGTTTACATTGACCAATAACGGTCATTCAGGTAAGGAAGCTCAGTGACAGCAAGGGATTGTGAAGGAAAGCATTGCTGGAGCTcatgattttttatttcaagggtGAATTACTTTGATTATAAGATGAAATTTATCTGTGATGATGAAGCCTTCACATCAGCATACCAATATCTAGAGAACAGGCTAGGGAAACTTGGGAATATACTATGTACAAATGCTAAGCTGAATCGACTATGGCTTTTAAATAAACTCTAGACATGTCAGAATTAATTCCTGAGCTTTTCTTATTACTTTGGTTGGAGTgctccaaaacagaaacagagttTGTGATTCTGTTAAAAAGGGATAAACTGATAAGATATGGGTGCGTTGTGTCTGACATTCCAGTCTAATcaaagcagctcagctgaaTTACTCGGGAGGGGAGCTAAGAGCACCATTCTGTTCCTTTGGCTTGAGATAGAAACCTCTTTAGTTTAAGATAAGAAAGATGgatacaaagacagaaaagtaatttgaaatagCATACAAACGTGACCTCCACTGTAGGACTAAATCAAAGTGTCAATACGATAAGTAAAAGCAGAGAAGATGCAGTTGCATAAAAGTCTACTGTATTGACACAATATACGAGTAAGCTAGTCCCACCAGTTGTTCTTTCCTGAAACATTTGAAGACACAGAAATAAGAAGAGTTAAGGCCCTCCTTCTTTGTGTCCTCCTCTATTGCATAAGCATTCAAAAGAATGTGTGTTACAAAATGGCCTCTGCTCTTCTCTGGCATGCTTCGTTAAGAGATGCCAGACATGCAAACACcgctttttttcttactctttcagTGGGGTAAACCTGCTCTGTAGAACATAAGTTCATTCTTCAGGAAGGGCCAACCTCTTAGAGCATGGTTCCTCGTTTTCCTCTTTATCAATTTCTCCATCAAAACCAGGTTGCTTTAGACTAGGCATGGCTGGAACACCCTTTCCTTGTGAACCTTCTTTTCTCAAGAGCCTTTCTTGGTCTTGAGTGAAAGATTCTACTGTCACAGTGGAATGTATTAAGCTGATGTGAGTGGCATGCAataagcagagaagaaaacatcatCATTGTGGACTTTAACAGTGCCAGAGAACAGGTGGAGACAAAAGAACAATACTGAGAGCTTGTCCCTCACATAACAGTCACACAGGTAAAAGCAAATACCTCGTAGAGCCCATGTCAATACCATCATCTGATCCTTCCCTAAAACAAGAGGTTCAACTACTTGCTAATGAAAGCCAAGACAAAAATATATCCCCGCCCTCGGTATAAAAGGGAATGCACTTCTAAGGTCAGTGCCCTCCTAGAAAGCAGGGGACATGTGACCCACTCTACAAACCTCACTCATATACAAACCTTAATTGCTCTGAGTAATGAAAAATTAGCCTCTGTTGGAGTGATCATCACACCATCTGCTGCTGTCTTCTTTTATGGCTGGAGAGGAAATCAGTAGGATGCTTAGTATTGTGGTATCAGTCATTCCTACATACAATTAATGTGCTTCACCGGCCAGCTAATCCAGATAGAATTACCTACTTCAGCTAGACTGAAAACAGGAGAGCTCAAAATAAGCTTTTTAGCACTAGCATAAAAATACATAGGCTTGCAGCTGTTCCTTCCTTAAGGTTTTGAGCTTTGTTTCCCCTGCAAAACATGTCTGGGACACTCCAGAAACAAACCATATTCACactagaaaataataaattgtaaaaaaatcaaTCTGTTCTTTACATAAACCATTGCTTTATGAAGTACCAAACTTCTCAAGTGAACAACTCAGTTTCTGCTGAGTTGAGAATTACTATTGTAACTTCtacacacaaaaacccaaaacaaaccaagaaaagaCAACCCAGCCTGGCTTCCACACTGGAAAGCATTACTGAGTAGAAGGAGGGTAATGCATACAAAGGTCTCCCTGCAGCATATCAAGAGAGGAAATACCAGTTCTTAAGGCCTGTGATTATCTTGCTGCTTAACATCGATGCTCTGGGTTTCAGGGGGAGTGGAGTGAGCGGAAAGTTTCTTTGCCTTTGCCAtatgtttctaaaaaaaagagaagttcaATACAACAGGAGTTTAAAAATACCAtgagaaatattaatttattaaaccATTTTCAACCATTATAAGGAGACTGAAAAAGGCACACGAGCCTAACTTTTGCTTCAACACATCAATAACTGTCTCTTCAATAAGACCGAGATAATTTTGCATTCTTCAGGGAGTCGAAAGATTTCCGTTAGCAACAATTCTCACATTCATTTCCTTTAGcttaagaaaatagaaaaagggTGTATTCTAAATTCTCCTGTATTACCTAGAAAGGGTCAAAGACAACTGAAGTGTTTATCTCCTACCACAGACTGAGATGGATTTGAGTTAAGAATCTGCTCTGTTCAAACTCCATATGTAATagagacagtatttttatttgccCTGTGCTTGAAAGCTCTGGTATCATTTGCTCCCATCTGGTTTTGGTGTGCTTACAGTGAAAATGTATCTGTCACCTACTATGTACATCAGAAACCTCCCGTTTGAATACACTGCATCTCAGCTTCACCTGCACTGGGGAAACAGAAACAAGTCAGAAGGCTCAGAGCACACAATCAGTGGCAAGCATTTTGCAGCAGAGGTAAGAAGCTCAgatcagagaaagaaacaaagaaggcTGGGCAGATCCTGTTGTTTTAAAGTGAGATCTTTATCTTGGCTATATGACTGTAGAAGGCTGCAAGGTTCTAATCTAAGTATTTATGATCTGGGTATATACGCTAAAAAATGCATTGTGCACCACAAAAAGGATGCACTCTGGTGCTCTTTTGTGAATTAAAGTCAGGGCTGGCACTGGATCACTCGAGTAATTTCAAGCAATTTGCTAGGTATTTGACACCTTGGTTCTTCTCTGTAAACCAGGTGTATCTTTTAGCTGCATGACACTGCTTCTCTGTCTACCTTACTCACCTTTTTCTCTATCCAGTGAGGAACTATTTGTTAACTTTTCTAATCCAAAATTATGGATTTGGGAATagatttttgaaaagcagtacCAATCAGGTATTTACCCCAAAATGATTAAAAGGTAAATCAGTCAGAATAATTTGCTTGCATAACAACACTTTAGAAATCAGTTTCTTCTCTGGTTACGTTTAACACTGGGTTTTGCATTCTAAACATCAGAGAGGCCCAAGGGTGCCAAGGTgttactttttcagaaaaatttgcTAGTACTACAGTCAAGATGCCTTGAAGCTGAAGTAATTGATCATCTTTCCCGCTCCCTACTATGTAAAGGTGGGGGAGCATAACTCAGCTACCGCAGGGCTGGGAGTTCcaggatattttccttttctctaaaAGTTCTTCCCACTACATCCAGCAGTCACGGAAGGGTCCCATTGTATTGTCTTAGCCTGAGGTGGCTGCACTGGCCCTTTTCACCTGCAACACAGAAATGTGAGCATGCCCCAGACGTTACCATAACATTGCATCTCCTTCTTTGCAGCTGCATATTGTACATTATAACTCTGAGAAATACCCAGACATAATGACAGCAATGGACAAAGCAGATGGACTGGCAGTTTTGGCTATTCTTCTTGAGGTAGGATGCAAgacctttgcttttgtttagaATATGCTTTCAATCCTTAAGTCATCAGAGACCTTTAATGTACAAAATTACTTAGACTATTTAAGGATGCAGTGGCTGAATAAAggttcttccttttctctttcacaaaAAAGCACCAGATTCCAGCTGCATGTACATAAACAGGAACaagtcttaagaaaaaaagaattctgaatattttgtcatgtttttcagtaaattaaCTTCAGCTATGCTCAATCAATTCTTGCATTTATTTACAAACTAAGGATTGGTAGAGCTAATCAAACAGTGAATTTCCAGTTCACTTACTCAAAGCTGCCTACTGTAGCACGAAGCAGTTTCAACGCAGCAGAGAGGCACAGGCAGACCCAGCCCTGGCTTCGGCCACTATATGTAATTAGAATTTGACCACAGACTTCAGGTCACAAACTTCCCAGATTCTTTGAATCACAGATTACAGTAAACAAGTACATTCAGTGCCCTTTTTAAGATGACAGAAAGACAGCCTTCCAACTTTCCCCTCTAAAGCCCCACACAGAAGCAATTAAAGATAATAAtgacctgaaagaaaaatttttagAAGCTTGtacaaattctctttttttctgaagaattaaaaCTCCTCCATAACTAtaaagaagatttttaaatgcaaggattttctgcagcattaaaaaaaaaaaaagcctaaaccTGAAAACACCCAGGTTTTGACACTTCGATCAAAAAAGTGGAAGTGTTCTAGTTAGAAGTCAAATTCTCATTAATATTAGCCAAGCTCACTTTCGAGCAGCTCTAAGACTTTGGCAATAATTTTGTGTCAAATTTTAGTTCATTTGGAAGTTGCAGCTGTGAAAAGTATCAGAGTATTGTATATTATGCTAAGGAATAATGCTGGGATTCTGGTTATTTCTAAGCAATGgtgtttaaaaatcaaacaggGAAACAATGGAGATTAGGTCTTTGAAAAACTTTCAGACAGCTGGTAGCTATTACAGTTGATCTAAGGACACCAGTTTACTATGTCTGGGTGTCAGAGGAGTTGCTAAGCACCAGCTCTAAAGAATTCATAGAAAAGGCATTGATGATTAGACTGAAAAGCTGCTGGTAGCAGTTGAAAAACATGGTCTTGTTTGATAGTTGAGTTATAGCCCTTCCCAGTGGCCCTGCAGTACCCAACAGTGTCATTCTTTATCTTCCTGGactgtgaggagcagcaggcTAAAAAATGTTTGTGGGTGGAAAAATGTGGCTTTGACCAGAAACCAGTAGATGATCTGAGAAGCCTGTTAGTTCAGAACTTATGCCTGCAACGTTCTCAGAGGAAATGGTTTCTCCTCATTTGCACAGCATGCTGAACAGGCAAGGGCAATAGGGTCTTTCAAGTGCATACAAGAGGTCTGTCTATGCTGCAGTTGCTAAGACAGCATTATAAGAAAGCAGCTGTTACAGCTCTGGAGTGAGTAAGAGCATTATTGGGGTTCTGAGGATAGTGTTAatgttctgagaaaaaaaaaaaaaaaaaagagtacttATGCCATTCTAGTATATGAATATCTGGATAGTGGAGATGCCCTATGACAGAGGCCATCAAatgctgctgtctgctgtgTGTAGAAGCAAAGACTCTTATTCAGACTGTGGTGATTTACACAGCTGTTAATACCTGCTCATTACAGATTGGACCCTTCAACCCATCCTATGAAAAGATCTTCAGGCACTTCCGGAACGTGAAATACAAGGGTGAGTGGCTATAAGGCTGCGTCGGAGGGAGAATGGCTAGGGGTATCAAGTGTCACCCTGAGAGGGATTGAACTGGCTGAAGAACCACTCCAGAAATCCCAGGCAAATCTGTCACAAACAGTGAAAGACTTAAAAATGCACTGCATTTCTGTGAAGAGTATACAGGTAGCATGTACCATGTGTTTCTGACTGGGCCTTAATTCTTGCATATGGTGGGTTTTGGTTAATACGGTCACAGTTTGTTTTATAGAATTCCAATTTGGTATCCAAGACAAGATTTGTACATTTGAGCTGGGATCATGTCtgttaaaacatatttttcttttcctagtgATATGACTGAAAGCATCCTACTTCACTGAACTGAAAGCAAGTTCACTTCACTGGCACACTACCTGTGTAGTGATGATGCAACATTTAACACAAATCCCCTGTTTTAGATCAGACGGTCCGAGTCCCTGGTTTCAATATTCGAGAACTGCTTCCTGACAGACTGGATGAGTATTATCGCTATGAAGGATCCCTGACAACTCCTCCTTGCTACCCTAGTGTTCTCTGGACAGTTTTCCGACACCCCGTTAAAATTTCACAAAAGCAGGCAAGTTTAAATATAGCATGTTTTCCTGATTGCTGTCTGCTAAAGAACAGTAAACACATATTCTCATTGCCTAGATTTATCTTACGTTCCTGTAAAACTGAAAGATAACCATTGCTAAAATTTTTGAAGTGGGAAGAACATCACAGAACTGACATAAATTAAAATCCTATTCTGTTTGTAGTTAGCATGTTTTCAATGGACCAGAACAAATAAAGGACAGACAATAGCATAGCAATTTATTTAGTATCAGCTTGAAAAATCACAGTCAAGTgagattaatttctgttttcactgtgtACTTACTCCCTGCTTTGAGTCTTTCCGTGTCACTTCCAGATCATTTTTGTTCAAGCTTTATGCCTGAATCCTATTCACTAAGTATTTTAGTGCTAGGCTGATCCTGACTGACTTAGGTATGACAGGTTGGGTAGATAGTAAGTTTCTTAAAAGCATGTGATGTGTTACTTGGCAATCTTTAATCCCCTGGCTTTTCTCCAATTTATGGTTTTTGTGCTCacctaattaatttttttttgttaggtgGCCACTTACATAAACTCCCAATCACTGTCTTCTGATTCATCTAATTATAAACACAGGAGGAAAATGTTATTATAAAAATCTGATCAAATTACTGCATGCTCCTTGTTATGAAAGTCCATTCTTTGTCCACTGTGCCAGATCATGTCTTTACCAAAGTAGAGTTCTTTCATAAAATAGCTTTTAGGAATTAGACTGTGCTAGGGAGAACATGCTGCAAAGAGCCACCATGTCTCCTCCCATCCGGTTTTCCTGGCAGATAATTAATAAGCAGGATTGATTTTATCAGGATGTAAACAGAATACAGGTATGGTTTGGAGATGTCACACTGTTCACACATTATGCTGTATTTGGGTTCACAGGCCATGCAAGACTTAAGTATTAATGTGTACTTTTCTCTTTGACTACCCCTTGGATTTTAAACATGTGCTCTTAGTGACCATACCCTGgcattgttttttctgtattctgggAGCTGAACAGGGTACTTCCCTTTATAGTTACTAGCACTGGAAACAGCCATGTACTGCACAGAGAGTGATGACCCAGAACCCCTGGAAATGGTCAATAACTTCCGAAACGTTCAGGAATTTCATGAAAGACTGGTTTTTACCTCCTTCCATGAAGGTAAGCTCTATGAACACTTCTATGTGAAGAAACAGTGCAtaataaatttgaaatactGACACGGCAATACTGTTGCACTGTACCACTACAAAAATATAGCAATCTCGTTTTCCCCCAGTTCactttgttctcttttcttctcttactgCATTGTTGCACAGAAAAACATAGGAAAATAAGGTGTTCAGAGAGTATCTAcgaaggtttttttccacaatggGTATTAGGCAAGACCTGCAACCCTTCTGATCAAAGGCAAGGAGATAAAAAAGGAAGACGTTCGGCCTTGGTCGCACttagcagaaatatttgctgTCACTCCAAGCACTAAACAGTTCTCTACAGCTGAGATGTTCCAGTCAGCGCAAGTGCTTGAGCTAGCCTTGTCTCACCAGTGACATTTGCTGGTTCTCAGTAATACCAGGATTGCTTTTGCGCAGACCACACATTTAAAGGGAGTTATAATATTGCCTTTCAGGGGGACTGTTTTTGGGAAATTACACAGAATCAGAAGAGGTCCTTGAGGAATTCAAACTTGATAAATAATTTGTAACACTGTATTATATGATCCAGtgttacaaatgaaaaaaaaatgccatcttACCAGGAAGAACTgatttaaaagtttaattttgcaGTGTTACACAATGACAATGCATAGgtttggggagggaggtggggatTGCACAAAAACCTGCAGCTGTGGTGAGAAGCTTAGCTGTGCCCCACAGTAAGGCATTTGAGTATATTGTTTGTGCAAAATGTATTGTTCCAATTTCTGTGTTGCCTTGCAAACAAATGCTCTTAAGCATTTGTGAAGCTGGCACATACACTGAAGGCAGATTAATCTAGGCAAGCCACTATGCTgtttgaaacagagaaaaagatttttaaaagaagaagcAGACTTCACAAGAAAGATCTGTCAAGCagcaaactttaaaattaataaaatgtgttaGCGCATCATTTCAACTTTGCCTGCTAGTTTCCTCACTGTTCagatgaaagaacagaaaacaggagtTGTCTGTGTTGAGAAATTTCACACAATAGCCACTGCAGGGAACAGTTCTCTGTGCAACATACTGCAGTAGCTGTTCTTGCCATTCCCCTCTGCAGACAGCCCCTTTTGTAATATATCTTTTCTAATATAAAGctataaagaagaaaagtgaaaattagagtaaagaaaaaacaaatcccaGACAAAACATTTCTCTGAAATCAGAGATGATTTAGATTTGTCACCAAAAGTTGGCTGGTCTCTTTGTCAGATTAGCTGCATCAAAACTCCCAACCAGAGCAGTGTGGAGCATCAGCAGCATTTGGCCCTTGTTTGAAGCAAATCTCCACCTTTGAGATAAAACCCAGAGACAATTTCAGAAGTCAT
Protein-coding sequences here:
- the CA12 gene encoding carbonic anhydrase 12 codes for the protein MCAFCCLPHIYKGVSLECRETCKLLEYYKSFLEMSAKSFSTVTVATVLTFFLKIQPSMQAPLNGSKWSYVGPEGEKAWPKKYPFCGGVFQSPIDFHKDILQYDSNLLPLEFIGYNVSSTDQFTLTNNGHSVKMYLSPTMYIRNLPFEYTASQLHLHWGNRNKSEGSEHTISGKHFAAELHIVHYNSEKYPDIMTAMDKADGLAVLAILLEIGPFNPSYEKIFRHFRNVKYKDQTVRVPGFNIRELLPDRLDEYYRYEGSLTTPPCYPSVLWTVFRHPVKISQKQLLALETAMYCTESDDPEPLEMVNNFRNVQEFHERLVFTSFHEGFVVSVVIACVLGVLMILSVAFWLLKRKSCKKGGEDNRGVIYKPGMYKEEDISKL